In Cervus elaphus chromosome 5, mCerEla1.1, whole genome shotgun sequence, the following proteins share a genomic window:
- the PLRG1 gene encoding pleiotropic regulator 1 isoform X1, translating to MVEEVQKHSVHTLVFRSLKRTHDMFVADNGKPVPLDEESHKRKMAIKLRNEYGPVLHMPTSKENLKEKVPQSASDSYGHKQYPANQVGQEVEYLVTGTHPYPPGPGVALTADTKIQRMPSESAAQSLAVALPASQARADANRPVPAGGEYRHPGASDRSQPAGAVVMEGGNAKNSALMAKKAPTMPKPQWHPPWKLYRVISGHLGWVRCIAVEPGNQWFVTGSADRTIKIWDLASGKLKLSLTGHISTVRGVIVSTRSPYLFSCGEDKQVKCWDLEYNKVIRHYHGHLSAVYGLDLHPTIDVLVTCSRDSTARIWDVRTKASVHTLSGHTNAVATVRCQAAEPQIITGSHDTTIRLWDLVAGKTRVTLTNHKKSVRAVVLHPRHYTFASGSPDNIKQWKFPDGSFIQNLSGHNAIINTLTVNSDGVLVSGADNGTMHLWDWRTGYNFQRVHAAVQPGSLDSESGIFACAFDQSESRLLTAEADKTIKVYKEDDTATEETHPVSWKPEIIKRKRF from the exons ATGGTCGAG GAGGTGCAGAAACATTCTGTACACACGCTTGTGTTCAGGTCCTTGAAGAGAACCCATGACATGTTTGTGGCTGATAATGGGAAACCTGTGCCTTTGGATGAAGAGAG tcacAAACGGAAAATGGCAATCAAACTGCGTAATGAATATGGTCCTGTGTTGCATATGCCTACTTccaaagaaaatcttaaagagaaaGTCCCTCAGAGTGCATCAGATTCATATGGACACAAACAATATCCTGCCAATCAAG TAGGACAAGAAGTTGAATATTTGGTGACAGGTACACATCCTTACCCACCAGGACCTG GGGTTGCTTTGACAGCAGACACTAAGATCCAAAGAATGCCAAGTGAATCAGCTGCACAGTCCTTAGCTGTGGCATTACCTGCTTCTCAAGCTAG agCTGATGCAAATCGTCCTGTACCTGCTGGAGGTGAATATCGACATCCTGGGGCTTCTGACCGCTCGCAGCCTGCAGGGGCG GTTGTTATGGAGGGTGGCAATGCCAAGAACTCTGCATTGATGGCTAAAAAAGCCCCTACAATGCCGAAGCCCCAGTGGCACCCACCATGGAAGCTCTACAGA GTGATCAGTGGGCATCTTGGCTGGGTTCGATGTATTGCTGTGGAACCTGGAAATCAGTGGTTTGTTACTGGATCTGCTGACAGAACTATAAAG ATCTGGGACTTGGCTAGTGGCAAGTTGAAACTGTCATTAACTGGGCACATAAGCACAGTGCGTGGTGTGATAGTGAGCACGAGGAGCCCGTACCTGTTCTCCTGTGGAGAGGACAAGCAAGTCAAATGCTGGGATCTTGAGTACAATAAG GTTATAAGGCACTACCATGGACATCTGAGTGCCGTGTATGGCTTGGATTTGCACCCAACCATCGATGTGCTGGTGACCTGTAGCCGAGACTCAACCGCACGG ATTTGGGATGTGAGAACTAAAGCCAGTGTACACACATTATCTGGACATACTAATGCGGTGGCTACAGTGAGGTGTCAGGCTGCGGAACCACAAATTATTACTG GAAGCCATGATACTACAATACGATTATGGGATTTGGTGGCTGGAAAAACAAGAGTCACATTAACAAATCACAAAAAATcagtcagagctgtggttttaCATCCAAGACA TTACACATTTGCGTCTGGTTCTCCAGATAACATAAAACAGTGGAAATTCCCTGATGGAAGTTTCATTCAAAATCTTTCTGGTCACAATGCTATTATTAACACATTGACAGTAAATTCTGATGGAGTGCTTGTATCTGGAG CTGACAATGGCACTATGCATCTTTGGGACTGGAGAACTGGCTACAATTTCCAGAGGGTTCATGCAGCAGTGCAGCCTGGGTCTTTGGACAGTGAGTCGGGAATATTTGCTTGTGCTTTTGATCAGTCTGAAAGTCGATTACTAACAGCTGAAGCAGATAAAACCATAAAAGTGTACAAAGAGGATGATACAGCG ACAGAAGAAACTCATCCGGTCAGCTGGAAGCCAGAAATTATCAAGAGAAAGAGATTTTGA
- the PLRG1 gene encoding pleiotropic regulator 1 isoform X2, giving the protein MVEEVQKHSVHTLVFRSLKRTHDMFVADNGKPVPLDEESHKRKMAIKLRNEYGPVLHMPTSKENLKEKVPQSASDSYGHKQYPANQGQEVEYLVTGTHPYPPGPGVALTADTKIQRMPSESAAQSLAVALPASQARADANRPVPAGGEYRHPGASDRSQPAGAVVMEGGNAKNSALMAKKAPTMPKPQWHPPWKLYRVISGHLGWVRCIAVEPGNQWFVTGSADRTIKIWDLASGKLKLSLTGHISTVRGVIVSTRSPYLFSCGEDKQVKCWDLEYNKVIRHYHGHLSAVYGLDLHPTIDVLVTCSRDSTARIWDVRTKASVHTLSGHTNAVATVRCQAAEPQIITGSHDTTIRLWDLVAGKTRVTLTNHKKSVRAVVLHPRHYTFASGSPDNIKQWKFPDGSFIQNLSGHNAIINTLTVNSDGVLVSGADNGTMHLWDWRTGYNFQRVHAAVQPGSLDSESGIFACAFDQSESRLLTAEADKTIKVYKEDDTATEETHPVSWKPEIIKRKRF; this is encoded by the exons ATGGTCGAG GAGGTGCAGAAACATTCTGTACACACGCTTGTGTTCAGGTCCTTGAAGAGAACCCATGACATGTTTGTGGCTGATAATGGGAAACCTGTGCCTTTGGATGAAGAGAG tcacAAACGGAAAATGGCAATCAAACTGCGTAATGAATATGGTCCTGTGTTGCATATGCCTACTTccaaagaaaatcttaaagagaaaGTCCCTCAGAGTGCATCAGATTCATATGGACACAAACAATATCCTGCCAATCAAG GACAAGAAGTTGAATATTTGGTGACAGGTACACATCCTTACCCACCAGGACCTG GGGTTGCTTTGACAGCAGACACTAAGATCCAAAGAATGCCAAGTGAATCAGCTGCACAGTCCTTAGCTGTGGCATTACCTGCTTCTCAAGCTAG agCTGATGCAAATCGTCCTGTACCTGCTGGAGGTGAATATCGACATCCTGGGGCTTCTGACCGCTCGCAGCCTGCAGGGGCG GTTGTTATGGAGGGTGGCAATGCCAAGAACTCTGCATTGATGGCTAAAAAAGCCCCTACAATGCCGAAGCCCCAGTGGCACCCACCATGGAAGCTCTACAGA GTGATCAGTGGGCATCTTGGCTGGGTTCGATGTATTGCTGTGGAACCTGGAAATCAGTGGTTTGTTACTGGATCTGCTGACAGAACTATAAAG ATCTGGGACTTGGCTAGTGGCAAGTTGAAACTGTCATTAACTGGGCACATAAGCACAGTGCGTGGTGTGATAGTGAGCACGAGGAGCCCGTACCTGTTCTCCTGTGGAGAGGACAAGCAAGTCAAATGCTGGGATCTTGAGTACAATAAG GTTATAAGGCACTACCATGGACATCTGAGTGCCGTGTATGGCTTGGATTTGCACCCAACCATCGATGTGCTGGTGACCTGTAGCCGAGACTCAACCGCACGG ATTTGGGATGTGAGAACTAAAGCCAGTGTACACACATTATCTGGACATACTAATGCGGTGGCTACAGTGAGGTGTCAGGCTGCGGAACCACAAATTATTACTG GAAGCCATGATACTACAATACGATTATGGGATTTGGTGGCTGGAAAAACAAGAGTCACATTAACAAATCACAAAAAATcagtcagagctgtggttttaCATCCAAGACA TTACACATTTGCGTCTGGTTCTCCAGATAACATAAAACAGTGGAAATTCCCTGATGGAAGTTTCATTCAAAATCTTTCTGGTCACAATGCTATTATTAACACATTGACAGTAAATTCTGATGGAGTGCTTGTATCTGGAG CTGACAATGGCACTATGCATCTTTGGGACTGGAGAACTGGCTACAATTTCCAGAGGGTTCATGCAGCAGTGCAGCCTGGGTCTTTGGACAGTGAGTCGGGAATATTTGCTTGTGCTTTTGATCAGTCTGAAAGTCGATTACTAACAGCTGAAGCAGATAAAACCATAAAAGTGTACAAAGAGGATGATACAGCG ACAGAAGAAACTCATCCGGTCAGCTGGAAGCCAGAAATTATCAAGAGAAAGAGATTTTGA